One Bacillus spongiae DNA window includes the following coding sequences:
- a CDS encoding helix-turn-helix transcriptional regulator has product MDQTLRITNTLADPTRYSIYQYILQKQTDVTVQEIATQFQIHPNVARLHLSKLEDVKVILSELHKTGKGGRPGKVYRLSKQVVQLTFPHRDFQLLSDIALKALDALGEKGVILLQQEGKKKGYEMIEEKLTHQNKELHELSFDDKIELFREISSSVGYFPRIQKENNGYSLLFEIFNCPFKEKALKQPEQICTMHNAYLHGAFHALFNVDEFSQVQSMDAHCDKCRYRINVTN; this is encoded by the coding sequence ATGGACCAAACATTACGTATTACAAATACATTAGCAGATCCAACACGTTACTCGATCTATCAATATATACTTCAAAAACAAACTGACGTAACTGTTCAAGAAATTGCTACTCAATTTCAAATTCATCCAAACGTAGCTAGGCTTCATCTTTCAAAGCTTGAAGATGTTAAGGTAATCTTATCAGAGTTGCATAAAACAGGGAAAGGCGGACGTCCTGGAAAAGTATACAGACTGTCAAAGCAAGTTGTACAACTTACTTTTCCTCATCGCGATTTTCAACTGTTATCAGATATTGCCTTAAAGGCTCTTGATGCATTAGGAGAGAAAGGGGTTATACTATTACAACAAGAGGGGAAAAAGAAAGGGTATGAAATGATTGAGGAAAAGCTTACACATCAAAATAAAGAACTTCATGAATTATCGTTTGATGATAAAATAGAGCTTTTCCGTGAGATTTCTTCTTCCGTTGGATATTTTCCACGAATCCAAAAAGAAAATAATGGTTATTCGTTACTCTTTGAAATATTTAATTGCCCTTTTAAAGAAAAAGCTCTCAAGCAACCAGAGCAAATTTGTACAATGCATAACGCCTATTTACACGGGGCTTTTCACGCTCTGTTTAATGTTGATGAATTTAGTCAAGTACAAAGTATGGATGCTCACTGTGATAAATGTAGATATCGAATAAATGTAACAAACTAA
- a CDS encoding AAA family ATPase, with protein sequence MGFQKWLRILLPELQLVDYVWANGFRSKKQRMGGQAQAMAHSGAQRTESSSGNPQHVPHSASGVGEVVKDAKYGLMQMGLNRSNEELDTIFVEIKKGLNRRILRQDAFIDELLVSYKKAFFNREKGKVQNIILLAGPAGTGKFTTLQLLVDQLYKKKLVPYKQAVTIDLRNYTEKDIHSNFILDCSAAFEHGIGTVCFSGIEKADAEVLKYVSRLVQQGYFRTESSMMVDASDYFLVFYSDVDLKEEVHGKLPTEVVNKIPAPILKGIQSYALSAPLLSQDVEAILRSKLHAAARRLESQTQLMVKFEEGLFTGLVERILATKKYGEAIESLAEKDFYQALVDFRARGTFMAHDRISIQLEKDVLLAVKGEKSFLLKSIPLVEEEKIEDLIDELNRLTGLHSVKTAIHELLETVKAEKMRQEAGYKAAGKMAIHMVFTGNPGTGKTTVARLVSRILKAMGLLSQGQLVEAARQDLVGEYLGSTAPKTNSVIERSLGGVLFIDEAYALSRNKQDPFGLEAIDTLVKGMEDHRNNLVMVLAGYTNEMDDFMKVNPGLQSRFPYFIEFPDYTSEEMFEILTEMASSKDFTIDFGIKEQLLGLFDSKQISGRNDAGNGRLVRNMLEDAIRKQSVRLSGETGVRNYKLLTAEDFGIAERPRFELERAFEKVIGLDNVKDFIRSLEKQILANEKRKKAGILTEQSQTLNIVFSGNPGTGKTTMARMIAEMLKSMGLLKRGHLIEVDRSDLVAEYMGQTAMKTTQVVQSALGGVLFIDEAYSLIEEGVQGGGFGKEAIDTFVRLIENHRDDLVVILAGYTDEMEKFLRSNPGLRSRFPLNIEFPDYTSEQLTQITELQAKSKGFNVDMDVQHSLAEFYKKKQIPGKNDSGNGRLVRNTLEAAIRNQAKRIVEIDHAGPDQLNRLTLADFGLLEDQPKENALQELDSVIGLEEVKTFVRALSAQIEVANKRKAIGLPDMGVQSLHMVFKGNPGTGKTTIARILARRLKELGVIKLDHIVETDRSGLVAGYVGQTALKTRELLEKALGGILFVDEAYALFGDGQDFGQEAIDTIVKFMDDHRENIIVILAGYEADMEQLLDSNAGLRSRFPNVISFPDYSLHELVEISTRLLKPMGYELSTDGANVLQEIYARTEGNASAGNGRLARNICEAAIRAHALRLSKIDQPTLEDLTLLTHEDVLKAGGVVR encoded by the coding sequence ATGGGTTTTCAAAAATGGCTTCGGATTTTACTGCCAGAGCTTCAATTGGTCGATTATGTATGGGCAAATGGGTTCAGGAGCAAGAAACAGCGAATGGGTGGACAGGCTCAGGCAATGGCTCATTCCGGAGCGCAAAGGACAGAATCGAGCAGTGGTAATCCGCAGCATGTTCCCCATTCTGCTAGTGGTGTCGGGGAAGTGGTCAAGGATGCGAAGTATGGGTTAATGCAGATGGGCTTGAATCGTTCAAATGAAGAATTGGATACGATTTTTGTCGAAATCAAGAAGGGACTTAATAGAAGGATTCTGCGCCAGGATGCGTTCATTGATGAGCTGCTAGTTTCCTATAAAAAAGCTTTTTTTAATAGGGAAAAAGGTAAGGTACAAAATATCATCTTGCTGGCTGGTCCCGCTGGAACGGGCAAGTTTACGACCTTGCAGCTGCTGGTTGATCAGCTCTATAAGAAAAAGCTAGTTCCCTATAAGCAGGCTGTAACGATTGATTTACGGAATTACACAGAGAAGGATATACACAGCAATTTCATCCTCGATTGTTCCGCTGCATTTGAGCATGGAATTGGAACAGTTTGCTTTTCGGGGATTGAGAAGGCTGACGCTGAGGTTCTTAAGTATGTTTCAAGGCTTGTACAGCAGGGCTATTTCCGAACGGAAAGCAGCATGATGGTCGATGCCTCCGATTATTTTCTCGTCTTCTACAGTGATGTGGATTTGAAAGAGGAAGTGCATGGAAAGCTGCCAACTGAAGTAGTAAATAAAATACCTGCTCCAATTTTAAAAGGGATTCAATCCTATGCGCTTTCCGCACCGCTCTTGTCTCAGGATGTTGAGGCTATTTTAAGGAGCAAGCTCCATGCTGCTGCCCGTAGGCTCGAAAGCCAAACGCAGCTAATGGTAAAGTTTGAAGAAGGATTGTTTACTGGTTTAGTAGAGCGGATTTTGGCAACGAAGAAATATGGAGAGGCAATTGAGAGTTTAGCAGAAAAGGATTTTTATCAGGCGCTTGTTGATTTTAGGGCAAGAGGTACTTTCATGGCGCATGACCGAATTTCGATTCAGCTCGAGAAGGATGTTTTGCTGGCCGTTAAGGGGGAGAAAAGCTTCCTATTAAAGTCCATTCCACTGGTAGAAGAGGAAAAGATTGAAGACCTGATCGACGAACTGAATCGCCTGACTGGTTTGCATTCTGTAAAAACAGCGATTCATGAACTGCTTGAAACGGTGAAGGCTGAAAAAATGAGGCAGGAGGCCGGATATAAAGCTGCTGGTAAAATGGCGATTCATATGGTGTTTACCGGGAATCCCGGTACTGGAAAAACAACCGTAGCAAGGCTAGTTTCACGGATTTTAAAAGCTATGGGATTGCTTTCCCAGGGACAATTGGTAGAGGCAGCAAGGCAGGATCTGGTCGGAGAATATCTGGGATCAACTGCGCCAAAAACCAATTCTGTTATTGAACGATCCCTTGGTGGCGTATTATTCATTGATGAAGCGTATGCCTTGTCGAGAAATAAGCAGGATCCGTTTGGGCTGGAAGCCATTGATACACTGGTTAAGGGAATGGAGGACCATCGTAACAACCTAGTCATGGTCCTTGCCGGTTACACGAATGAGATGGATGATTTCATGAAAGTGAATCCAGGCCTTCAATCACGGTTCCCTTATTTTATTGAGTTTCCGGATTATACGTCCGAAGAGATGTTTGAGATTCTGACTGAAATGGCTTCATCGAAGGACTTTACGATTGATTTTGGCATCAAGGAACAGCTGCTTGGACTGTTTGATTCCAAGCAGATTTCAGGGCGGAATGATGCGGGGAACGGCCGTCTTGTGCGTAATATGCTGGAGGATGCCATACGGAAACAGTCTGTAAGACTAAGTGGGGAAACAGGTGTACGGAATTATAAGCTTTTGACAGCCGAAGATTTCGGGATTGCTGAGCGTCCGAGGTTCGAGCTGGAACGAGCGTTTGAAAAAGTCATCGGTCTGGATAATGTGAAGGATTTTATCAGGAGTCTGGAAAAGCAGATTCTCGCGAATGAAAAGCGGAAAAAGGCTGGGATCCTGACAGAACAATCGCAGACTCTAAATATCGTATTTTCCGGAAATCCGGGTACAGGTAAGACGACAATGGCAAGAATGATAGCTGAGATGCTTAAATCAATGGGACTGTTGAAAAGAGGCCATCTCATCGAAGTGGACCGTAGCGATTTGGTGGCAGAATATATGGGGCAGACAGCAATGAAAACAACTCAGGTCGTCCAATCAGCTTTAGGGGGAGTCTTATTTATTGACGAAGCTTACAGTCTGATAGAGGAAGGTGTCCAAGGAGGTGGCTTTGGCAAAGAGGCGATTGATACGTTTGTTCGGCTAATCGAAAACCACCGGGACGACCTTGTGGTAATTCTCGCTGGCTACACCGATGAAATGGAGAAATTTTTGCGGAGCAATCCAGGCCTGAGGTCCCGCTTCCCATTAAATATTGAGTTCCCTGATTATACATCGGAACAGCTTACACAGATTACTGAGTTACAGGCCAAATCCAAAGGCTTCAACGTAGATATGGATGTGCAGCATTCATTGGCTGAGTTTTATAAGAAAAAACAGATTCCTGGTAAAAACGACAGCGGCAATGGTCGGTTGGTGAGGAATACGCTGGAGGCAGCAATTCGTAACCAGGCAAAAAGGATTGTTGAGATTGACCATGCAGGGCCAGATCAATTGAACAGGCTGACCTTGGCTGATTTTGGACTGCTGGAGGATCAGCCGAAGGAAAACGCTCTGCAAGAGCTGGATTCGGTTATCGGACTAGAAGAAGTAAAAACATTTGTACGGGCGTTATCAGCTCAGATCGAAGTGGCGAATAAAAGGAAAGCAATAGGACTGCCGGATATGGGTGTCCAATCTCTGCACATGGTTTTTAAAGGCAACCCAGGGACAGGAAAGACGACCATTGCGCGGATTTTGGCAAGAAGGCTGAAGGAGCTTGGAGTGATCAAGCTCGATCATATCGTAGAAACAGATCGTTCTGGACTTGTGGCTGGATATGTTGGCCAAACTGCCCTAAAAACTCGTGAGCTTCTCGAGAAGGCGCTCGGTGGTATATTATTCGTCGACGAAGCGTATGCTCTTTTCGGCGATGGCCAGGATTTTGGTCAGGAAGCGATTGATACGATCGTTAAGTTCATGGATGATCATCGTGAAAATATTATTGTGATTTTAGCAGGTTATGAGGCTGATATGGAACAGCTTCTCGATTCGAACGCAGGCTTGCGCTCAAGATTTCCGAATGTGATAAGCTTCCCTGATTATTCATTACATGAACTTGTGGAAATCAGCACACGTCTGCTGAAGCCGATGGGGTACGAATTGAGCACTGATGGAGCAAATGTGCTTCAAGAAATATATGCTAGAACTGAGGGGAATGCTTCGGCTGGTAATGGCCGTCTGGCAAGGAATATTTGTGAAGCTGCCATCCGAGCGCATGCATTGAGGCTGAGCAAAATCGACCAACCAACATTAGAAGATTTGACCCTGCTTACGCATGAGGATGTTTTAAAGGCCGGAGGTGTTGTTAGATGA
- a CDS encoding GNAT family N-acetyltransferase encodes MVNLKPMTSQEFDLYLKKSVVQYAEQKVLSGNWRKEEAVERAKNQFNELLPNGLNTNDHFLFTIFDVHQPVGILWLAKQSKDSGYVYDIRIEDECQGKGYGKAAMQAMEQIAKETLKVKKIGLHVFGHNQIARELYGKLGYQITNVVMEKNI; translated from the coding sequence ATGGTTAATTTAAAGCCGATGACGTCACAGGAGTTTGATCTATATCTAAAAAAGTCTGTTGTTCAATATGCCGAACAAAAAGTTCTATCTGGAAATTGGCGTAAAGAGGAAGCGGTAGAGAGAGCAAAAAATCAATTTAATGAGCTTCTTCCAAATGGGTTAAACACGAACGATCATTTCTTATTTACAATCTTTGACGTTCATCAACCAGTGGGTATTTTATGGTTAGCAAAACAATCAAAAGACTCAGGGTATGTTTATGACATTCGTATTGAGGATGAATGTCAAGGAAAGGGTTATGGTAAAGCTGCTATGCAAGCGATGGAACAAATCGCAAAAGAAACGTTAAAGGTTAAAAAGATAGGCCTTCATGTATTTGGACATAATCAAATAGCGAGGGAGCTATATGGAAAATTAGGCTATCAGATTACAAATGTTGTGATGGAAAAAAACATTTGA